Part of the Streptomyces antimycoticus genome, CGGCCCGCCCGGCCGCTCCCGTGCCGCCTCCGCCGCCGCTGCAGAGCCGTACGGGCAAGGCCCTCAAGTGGACCGTCTCCGCCCTTCTGATCGCCGCCCTCGGCCTCGGCAGCTGGCAGCTCGCGGACACCCTCCTCAAGGAGGAGAACAAGGCCGACCCGGGCAAGTCCACCAGCGAGAAGGACGACGGCAAGGGCGAGCGGCTCGTGGGCAAGCCGCTCGACATCGAAAGCGCCACGGAGTTCTCCCCGTTGAGTCCGCCCTTCGCCGCTGACAAGGTCGATGGAGCCGTGGACGGCGACGCGGACACCGCCTGGGTGACCAAGGAGTTCTGGAACTACCCGAACTTCGGTAATCTGCCCCAACGCAAGCAGGGCAGCGGAATCGTCGTCGACCTCGGCAGCGCCAAAAGCGTCGCGAGTATCGACATCGACTTCTACCGCGTCGGCCAGAAGGTGGAAGTTCTCGCTGCGGACCCCTCCGCCTCCAACCCCACCTCACTCAGCGACTTCTCCCAGCACCTCACCGACCTGAAGATCGCCGGGAAGAAGCTGACGACCGTTCTCGACAAGCCAGTACGGACGCGTTTCGTCCTGGTTCACATCACCGAGCTTCCGGCCAGCACCACTGATCGCTACCGTGGCGGCATCTCGGAGATCAAGGTCAAGGGCTGACCCTCTACGGTCGGCCGAGAGGGGAGGGGCTCAACGTTGGACGACGCCACCATCGGCGGGGCGAGCGACGGCGAGCTCCTTGCCCGGCACGTCGACGGCGACCCGGACGCCTTCAGCGAAATAGTGCGGCGCCACCGCGACAGACTCTGGGCGGTGGCGCTGCGCACCCTCGGCGACCGTGAGGAAGCGGCCGACGCGGTCCAGGACGCGCTCGTCTCCGCCTACCGCGCCGCCCATACCTTCCGGGGCCAGTCCGCCGTGACGACCTGGCTGCATCGGATCACGGTCAACGCCTGTCTGGACCGGGCCCGTAAGGCCGCCTCCCGTCGCACCTCCCCCGTGGACGACACCGAGCGGCTCGAGCAACTTCTGGAGCCCCATGAATCAGCCGCCGCTCCCGCCGAGCGTGGTGATCTCCACCGCGAACTGCTCCGGGCGCTGCGCACCCTCCCTCCCGAGCAGCGCGCGGCTCTGGTGCTGGTCGACATGCAGGGCTATCCCGTCGCGGAGGCGGCGAAGGTCCTGGACGTTCCGACCGGCACCGTGAAGAGCCGCTGCGCCCGGGGCCGCGCACGACTGCTGCCGCTGCTCTCACATCTCCACCCCAGCGGGAGGGGTAGCTCACCCTCGGGCGTGGGAAGGAACCGGACGCAGGGGACGTCCGTCCCACCGACGGCAGGACCGAACGACACAGATGCCGTGAAGGGCGGAGGTGGGCGAGCGTGACATCCTCGACGGACACGGACGAGCACCCTGAAGTCGCGGAGATCTCCGCACTCACCGAGGGTCTGCTCTCTCCGTCCCGCGCCGTCGATGTGCGCACTCACCTCGCGAGCTGCGTGCTGTGCGCGGACGTATCGACGTCACTGGAAGAGATCCGCTCCCTGCTCGGGACCCTACCGGGGCCGGTGCGGATGCCCGCCGATATCGCGGGCCGTATCGACGCGGCGCTGGCCGCCGAAGCGCTTCTCGACGCGACCGCCCCCGAGGCGGTGGCCGATGTTTCACGTGAAACTCCGGATCCGGATCCGGCACCGACACCGGTTTCACGTGAAACCGTCGACGGCGCCCCCGCCTCCGACACCGTGAAGCCCCTGTCCAAGTCCTCCACCGCTACGGACCGGCCCGCTGGGCGCCCGCGTGGCGCCACCGGACCGGGACGAGGGTCCACCGGACCCGGCGCCCGTCCGGGCCGCTCCCGCCGCTGGCCCAAGGTCGTCCTCGGCGGCGCATGTGCCGCGGCGGTGATCGGCATCGGCTCCTTCTTCATCCAGGGCGGCTCCTCGGGTGATCACGGCGACCCCGGCACCCAGGCCCAAGCCAGCCAGAGCTCCGGGAAGTCCACCCTCTCCTCTGGCACGCTCAAGGACCGTGTGCACGAGCTGCTCGCCGACCGGAAGTCCACCGCGTCGAACGGGGTCACCGGGCAGGGCAACTCACCCGATGTGCCGCTGCGCGCCGACGACGACCCGAACGTGCCGTCCTGTGTACAGAGCGGCACCGGCCGCAAGGAGCCGGCACTCGCGGCGCAGCAG contains:
- the sigM gene encoding RNA polymerase sigma factor SigM — its product is MDDATIGGASDGELLARHVDGDPDAFSEIVRRHRDRLWAVALRTLGDREEAADAVQDALVSAYRAAHTFRGQSAVTTWLHRITVNACLDRARKAASRRTSPVDDTERLEQLLEPHESAAAPAERGDLHRELLRALRTLPPEQRAALVLVDMQGYPVAEAAKVLDVPTGTVKSRCARGRARLLPLLSHLHPSGRGSSPSGVGRNRTQGTSVPPTAGPNDTDAVKGGGGRA